From the genome of Pseudomonas sp. AB6, one region includes:
- a CDS encoding ABC transporter permease, whose protein sequence is MVNLEAHSSTSWRQAFAECIDSLRSLGRRSLLALLGIVVGSASVIALLNIGRNAAEDALRTFNDMGTDTLVVSFPFSAQKKPLLAPTLDTQRIRQDVLGISQVAPIIQHSVRIKRDAAHLDASLVGTTAGLAEILGLELQVGRFISAFDQRSTFVVVGARVAEDLRAQGQPLQLGDALQIDHYLYQVIGIARSQTANPLMPILADESIFIPIEGMQRLRPSAEIGNLVAKVKPDIDLDTTAQALKALLSAQLGGRQVDVQVAQQLLEGLRRQAETFAWLLAGLGSISLLVGGVGVMNVMLMNVSERRREIGVRMALGARPRDIRTLFLLEATTLSIAGAILGAVLGVAAAYVFTLFSGWPFSLSLLSLPLGMGSSLCTGLFFGLYPAISASRLSPVVALRDE, encoded by the coding sequence ATGGTTAATCTTGAAGCGCATTCCTCGACCTCATGGCGACAGGCCTTCGCTGAGTGCATCGACAGTCTGCGCTCCCTTGGGCGACGGTCGTTACTCGCCCTGCTGGGCATCGTAGTGGGTAGCGCCTCGGTTATCGCATTGCTTAACATCGGCCGCAATGCTGCCGAAGACGCCTTGCGCACGTTCAACGACATGGGCACCGACACGCTGGTCGTCAGCTTTCCATTTTCCGCGCAAAAGAAGCCCTTGCTTGCGCCAACCCTGGATACCCAGCGGATTCGTCAGGACGTGCTAGGCATTTCCCAAGTTGCACCGATCATTCAACATTCAGTGCGTATTAAGCGAGACGCGGCGCATTTGGATGCGAGTCTGGTGGGGACCACTGCTGGGCTGGCCGAGATCCTGGGTTTGGAATTGCAGGTTGGGCGTTTCATTTCAGCCTTCGATCAGCGCAGCACCTTTGTCGTGGTCGGGGCGCGGGTTGCTGAAGATTTACGTGCCCAGGGCCAACCGTTGCAGCTGGGAGACGCGCTGCAAATAGACCATTACCTTTATCAAGTCATCGGTATCGCCCGCAGCCAAACGGCTAACCCGCTGATGCCCATCCTTGCGGATGAGTCCATTTTCATTCCCATTGAAGGTATGCAGCGTCTCAGGCCATCGGCCGAGATCGGCAACCTCGTGGCCAAGGTCAAGCCTGACATCGATTTAGACACTACGGCCCAGGCGCTAAAGGCCCTTTTGAGCGCGCAGCTCGGCGGTCGCCAGGTGGACGTGCAAGTTGCACAACAACTGCTGGAGGGACTTCGGCGTCAGGCCGAGACCTTCGCCTGGCTACTGGCGGGGCTTGGAAGTATCTCGTTGTTGGTGGGCGGGGTCGGGGTGATGAACGTGATGCTGATGAACGTCTCCGAGCGGCGACGCGAGATTGGAGTGCGCATGGCCTTGGGGGCTCGCCCGCGTGATATCCGCACGTTGTTCCTGCTTGAAGCCACCACGCTGTCTATCGCCGGGGCAATCCTCGGCGCGGTGCTGGGCGTGGCGGCGGCTTATGTTTTTACGCTGTTTTCCGGTTGGCCATTCAGCCTTTCATTGTTGTCTTTGCCACTAGGCATGGGCAGCTCTCTATGCACAGGTTTGTTTTTTGGACTGTACCCCGCGATTTCAGCGTCTCGGTTATCACCGGTTGTAGCGCTGCGGGATGAATAA
- a CDS encoding TolC family protein: MAFVSAASVSTLSVDLTLADAVYLGLRDNRSIRSAYLQRVVQKFDLRVVQDAFRPQAEIISKYVTNRGHEDRHRDYSLTPSAKLLNEWGTQFSLSWTQHFNQANQHGRKRDNGLAFEVVQPLLKGAGREIVTAPVRLARLSEQHNQLLLKATVSQTVTQIVSAYRELLKAQEQQRIAQTALTRSRQLLEVNKALIASGRMAEFESVQTEADLASQELGVEETANQLDQSRLALLELLALDQGTRLRASEVLKVERLEMDRQQALRVAQAQQPKYLQLMIAGEQAEINLRVAQNSRLWDVSLIGGASQSSNRPGTKQRYVDRAWRSYAGIQLSMPIGDLTARQRAVTAQVAVESHAIERAKARQVLEQSVSNGIRDMSTRWRQYEIAQRVRQLSQRKLDIERDKLQLGRSSNFQVLSFEADLRRADNATLNAQIAYLNAQTQLDESLGMTLHSWEIALND, translated from the coding sequence ATGGCATTCGTCAGCGCGGCATCAGTGTCCACGTTATCGGTTGACCTTACTCTGGCAGACGCTGTTTACCTGGGTTTACGCGATAACCGCAGCATTCGTAGCGCGTATCTACAGCGTGTGGTTCAAAAATTCGACCTGCGGGTGGTACAAGACGCTTTCAGACCGCAAGCGGAGATCATCAGCAAATACGTGACGAACCGTGGGCATGAGGATCGTCATCGCGATTACAGCCTGACGCCCTCAGCGAAGTTGCTCAATGAGTGGGGAACTCAGTTCAGTCTGTCGTGGACTCAGCATTTCAATCAGGCCAACCAACATGGACGGAAACGGGATAACGGCCTGGCATTCGAAGTGGTTCAACCGCTGCTAAAGGGGGCGGGGCGCGAGATCGTCACCGCGCCTGTTCGCTTGGCGCGCTTGAGCGAGCAGCACAATCAGCTCCTTTTGAAAGCGACGGTTTCCCAAACTGTCACCCAGATCGTCTCGGCTTACCGAGAGTTATTGAAGGCCCAGGAACAGCAGCGAATTGCCCAGACTGCTTTGACCCGTTCTCGACAATTGCTGGAGGTTAACAAGGCCCTGATTGCGTCCGGGCGAATGGCCGAATTTGAAAGTGTGCAAACCGAGGCGGATCTGGCCAGCCAAGAGTTGGGTGTTGAAGAGACCGCGAATCAACTGGATCAAAGTCGGTTGGCTTTGCTGGAATTATTGGCCTTGGACCAAGGCACTCGGCTAAGAGCCAGTGAAGTGCTCAAGGTCGAACGCCTGGAGATGGACCGACAGCAGGCACTGCGCGTGGCGCAGGCCCAGCAACCGAAGTACTTGCAACTAATGATTGCCGGCGAGCAGGCCGAAATTAACCTGCGCGTCGCCCAGAACTCACGGTTGTGGGACGTTTCGCTAATCGGCGGTGCGAGCCAGTCAAGTAATCGACCAGGTACCAAGCAACGCTATGTTGACAGGGCGTGGCGCAGCTACGCGGGTATTCAGTTGAGCATGCCCATCGGCGATCTGACCGCCCGCCAGCGAGCGGTGACCGCGCAGGTTGCGGTGGAGAGTCACGCCATTGAGCGGGCCAAGGCTCGGCAAGTGCTGGAGCAGAGCGTCAGCAACGGAATACGCGACATGAGCACGCGATGGCGGCAATACGAAATCGCCCAGCGGGTTCGACAACTCTCGCAACGCAAGCTGGACATTGAGCGCGACAAGCTGCAACTCGGCCGTTCCAGCAACTTTCAGGTGCTCAGTTTCGAGGCGGACTTGCGCCGGGCTGATAACGCCACGCTCAACGCCCAAATTGCTTACCTCAACGCCCAAACCCAGCTCGATGAAAGCCTGGGCATGACGTTGCACAGCTGGGAGATAGCCCTGAATGACTGA
- a CDS encoding ABC transporter ATP-binding protein: protein MLIQKAVPKETPELLSLFGVSHCYRRAQEVVTVLNNVNLVIKRGHTCALVGASGSGKSTLLNILGLLEQPTCGALTFTGLCVQSADADRLAYLRNREIGFVFQAFNLLPRLSVIDNVALPLSYRGLPRREARLLAREQLALVGLADRVDCKPADLSGGQRQRVAIARALVGRPALVLADEPTGNLDSQTAKDIMALLLGLNREHGVTLVMVTHDIELAKPFDRRIQVIDGELHEDGAHG from the coding sequence ATGTTAATACAAAAAGCCGTTCCAAAGGAGACGCCAGAGTTGCTCTCGTTATTCGGCGTAAGTCACTGTTATCGACGAGCTCAGGAAGTTGTTACAGTACTCAATAACGTTAATCTCGTCATAAAGCGTGGACATACGTGTGCGCTGGTCGGGGCATCGGGATCGGGTAAAAGTACACTCTTGAATATCTTGGGATTACTCGAACAACCTACTTGCGGAGCGTTGACCTTCACAGGGTTGTGCGTTCAAAGCGCGGATGCTGACCGTCTGGCTTACCTGCGAAATCGCGAGATAGGGTTTGTGTTCCAGGCCTTCAATTTGCTACCCCGGCTCAGCGTCATCGATAACGTTGCGTTGCCGCTGAGCTATCGCGGTCTGCCGCGTCGTGAAGCCCGGTTATTGGCGCGGGAACAATTGGCCTTGGTCGGTCTTGCCGACCGAGTGGACTGTAAACCCGCTGATTTGTCCGGGGGTCAGCGTCAGCGGGTTGCGATTGCCCGTGCTTTGGTGGGCCGTCCAGCTTTAGTGTTGGCCGATGAGCCCACCGGCAATTTGGACAGCCAAACCGCGAAAGACATCATGGCGTTGCTGCTGGGGCTCAATCGCGAGCATGGGGTGACGCTGGTTATGGTGACCCACGACATTGAACTGGCCAAACCATTTGATCGAAGAATTCAAGTGATCGACGGCGAGCTGCACGAGGATGGTGCCCATGGTTAA
- a CDS encoding efflux RND transporter periplasmic adaptor subunit — protein MTDRPVNRYRSLKTAGLVGSMLISALGLFAYISAQPATANTGHWLPVATAPLVQRIGMVGRIAPGSLLTLSAPFDGTVAEKNVVEGQRVERGQVLLRLDTTLLQIQLRDALAEQLKARRAVQDLQHWAHGQDMARARRAVSTSQLSLDDTERKLKETRVLLDRGIVPRMEVDALTQQAQTQRLDLKAAHAELKDVSAKALGENRQIADMQLANASAKYQALLALEAQRDVSAPFAGIIVRVPGNDAETNARPVQQGARVSPGQPLFALANLERLQVVAKVDEGDINQLREGQPVDIVGDGFAGILLNGTITSVGSQVLQSELQGSGASYELAVALPPLNAPQQQRIRLGMSARLSIITYQNPSAIVVPPDALSEDNGQHFVNYRRTPEKQTRRVDVSIGQATSDGVEVFGLFPGFIRTDSHY, from the coding sequence ATGACTGATCGACCCGTTAACCGCTATCGGTCGTTAAAAACCGCAGGGCTTGTTGGCAGCATGCTAATAAGTGCCCTAGGCCTGTTTGCGTACATAAGTGCGCAACCCGCGACCGCAAACACAGGACATTGGCTACCCGTTGCAACAGCGCCTTTGGTACAAAGGATTGGTATGGTCGGGCGCATAGCGCCGGGGTCGCTGCTGACACTTTCCGCACCGTTCGACGGCACCGTGGCAGAGAAAAATGTCGTCGAGGGGCAGCGTGTCGAGCGTGGTCAGGTGCTACTGCGCCTCGACACCACGCTGTTGCAAATCCAATTGCGAGACGCACTGGCAGAGCAGCTCAAAGCCCGGCGAGCGGTACAGGATTTGCAGCATTGGGCTCACGGTCAGGACATGGCGCGAGCGCGAAGGGCTGTGAGTACCAGCCAACTGAGCCTGGATGACACCGAACGCAAACTCAAAGAAACCCGCGTGCTGCTGGATCGCGGAATTGTGCCGCGCATGGAAGTCGACGCCCTGACCCAGCAGGCGCAGACGCAGCGCCTGGACCTGAAGGCGGCCCACGCCGAGCTAAAGGATGTGAGCGCAAAGGCCCTCGGTGAGAATCGCCAGATCGCCGATATGCAACTGGCCAATGCGTCAGCAAAATATCAAGCGTTGTTGGCATTGGAAGCACAACGGGACGTCAGCGCGCCCTTCGCCGGAATCATTGTTCGTGTGCCTGGCAACGATGCTGAAACCAACGCCCGCCCCGTGCAACAAGGCGCCCGCGTGAGTCCGGGTCAGCCGCTGTTCGCACTGGCCAACCTGGAACGGTTGCAAGTGGTGGCCAAGGTCGATGAGGGCGATATTAACCAACTGCGCGAAGGCCAGCCGGTGGACATCGTCGGAGACGGCTTTGCAGGCATCCTTCTCAACGGCACGATTACCTCGGTTGGGTCACAAGTGTTGCAGTCCGAGCTGCAAGGTAGTGGAGCCTCTTACGAACTCGCCGTTGCCTTGCCTCCCCTGAACGCGCCGCAGCAACAACGCATCCGTTTGGGCATGAGCGCCCGATTGTCGATCATCACCTACCAAAACCCCAGCGCTATCGTCGTCCCCCCAGACGCCCTCAGCGAAGACAACGGCCAGCACTTCGTCAACTACCGACGCACTCCCGAGAAACAAACTCGACGGGTTGATGTGTCCATAGGCCAGGCAACTTCAGACGGCGTGGAAGTGTTCGGGTTATTCCCCGGTTTTATCCGAACAGATAGTCACTATTGA